One genomic region from Jilunia laotingensis encodes:
- a CDS encoding DUF3037 domain-containing protein: MPEKHLYEYAVIRIVPKVEREEFMNVGVILFSKQADCIKMRYQIDEGRLRVFAPEMDIESFREHMEAFEKVCSGCEEGGAIGSLDIPERFRWLTALRSSCIQTSRPHVGLSADLEKTLDDLFEELVLI; the protein is encoded by the coding sequence ATGCCAGAAAAGCACTTATATGAATATGCAGTGATCCGTATAGTTCCAAAGGTGGAACGCGAGGAATTTATGAATGTAGGAGTCATCTTGTTTTCAAAACAGGCCGATTGCATTAAGATGCGTTATCAGATTGATGAAGGCAGGTTGAGGGTATTCGCACCGGAGATGGATATTGAATCTTTTCGTGAACATATGGAGGCCTTTGAAAAAGTCTGTTCTGGCTGTGAGGAAGGAGGAGCTATTGGGTCTCTTGATATTCCGGAGAGATTCAGATGGTTGACAGCATTGCGAAGTTCTTGTATACAGACTTCAAGGCCGCATGTGGGCTTGTCTGCCGATTTGGAGAAAACATTGGATGATTTGTTTGAAGAATTAGTATTGATTTAA
- a CDS encoding HipA family kinase: MEIRDVNVTRYIMPLREGGSLPALAEADDGFKYVVKFRGAGHGTKALIAELIGGEVARVLRLRLPELVFLNLDEAFGRSEGDEEIQDLLQGSRGLNLGLHFLSGALPFDPVVTKVDEELASRIVWLDAFLTNVDRTAKNTNMLMWHKELWLIDHGASLFFHHSWVNWRKHALSPFTQIKDHALLSEASRLEEVDKEYKELLTDEKLREIVNLIPDDWLHWRDAEETPQEIRDIYFQFLIERKRNSEIFVKEAQDARKALI; encoded by the coding sequence ATAGAAATACGCGATGTGAACGTTACCCGTTACATTATGCCATTGCGTGAGGGTGGTTCACTGCCCGCACTGGCGGAAGCAGATGATGGTTTTAAATACGTTGTCAAATTTCGTGGTGCTGGACATGGTACGAAAGCGCTTATAGCCGAACTGATCGGAGGAGAAGTCGCACGTGTCTTGCGGTTACGTTTACCTGAACTTGTTTTTCTGAATCTGGATGAGGCATTCGGTCGTTCCGAAGGAGACGAAGAAATTCAAGATCTCTTGCAAGGTAGCCGGGGATTGAATTTAGGATTGCATTTTCTTTCCGGGGCACTTCCTTTTGATCCTGTAGTGACAAAAGTGGACGAAGAGCTTGCTTCCCGTATCGTATGGCTGGATGCTTTTTTGACGAATGTGGATCGTACGGCAAAGAATACGAATATGTTGATGTGGCATAAAGAACTTTGGTTGATAGATCATGGTGCTTCTCTTTTCTTTCATCATTCCTGGGTGAACTGGCGAAAACATGCTTTGAGCCCTTTTACTCAGATAAAGGATCATGCTCTGCTTTCCGAAGCGAGTAGGTTGGAAGAGGTTGACAAGGAATACAAAGAACTATTGACCGATGAAAAGTTGAGAGAGATCGTAAATTTGATACCGGATGACTGGTTGCATTGGAGAGATGCTGAGGAGACTCCTCAGGAAATACGGGATATTTATTTTCAGTTTTTAATAGAGAGGAAACGTAATTCCGAAATATTTGTAAAAGAAGCACAGGATGCCAGAAAAGCACTTATATGA